Proteins encoded by one window of Rutidosis leptorrhynchoides isolate AG116_Rl617_1_P2 chromosome 7, CSIRO_AGI_Rlap_v1, whole genome shotgun sequence:
- the LOC139860442 gene encoding uncharacterized protein produces MGNCSYKGFDTRLDPIRVMKPTGQILAFNAPKSVSEIVKNHPGHGIFRKDQLLLPLNNDVLLTGDQIYYLFPLASDDRAQKTLGHLEPVGFETEPVRMSTSAVALQLVAKNLSDGSGFEVLPAPRKGVWKVKLVIDTKQLGDILSEEGNTEALIEQMRVAAASSLKTVPRRSTSYWGVKVKPIFCNVMNRMVTDDSSSPKSVTSWLLQQQLK; encoded by the coding sequence ATGGGCAATTGTTCTTACAAAGGATTCGATACACGCCTTGACCCGATTCGGGTCATGAAACCCACGGGTCAAATATTAGCATTTAACGCCCCAAAATCCGTCTCAGAGATCGTTAAAAACCACCCGGGACATGGGATTTTCAGAAAAGATCAACTGTTGTTGCCATTAAACAACGACGTGTTACTAACCGGTGATCAAATATACTATCTGTTTCCTCTGGCTTCAGATGATCGAGCCCAAAAGACGTTGGGTCATTTAGAACCTGTTGGATTTGAAACCGAGCCTGTAAGAATGTCGACCAGTGCAGTAGCGTTGCAGCTTGTAGCGAAGAATTTATCAGACGGGTCGGGTTTTGAAGTGTTACCGGCGCCCAGAAAAGGTGTATGGAAAGTGAAACTGGTGATCGATACGAAACAGTTGGGAGATATATTGTCGGAGGAAGGGAACACTGAAGCGTTGATTGAGCAGATGCGTGTGGCGGCAGCTAGCTCGTTGAAGACGGTCCCACGTCGGAGCACGAGTTATTGGGGGGTTAAAGTGAAGCCGATTTTttgtaatgtgatgaatagaatgGTGACTGATGATAGTTCATCACCAAAATCAGTCACTTCATGGTTGCTGCAGCAGCAGCTTAAATAA